From Candidatus Tisiphia endosymbiont of Melanophora roralis, a single genomic window includes:
- a CDS encoding DUF2659 family protein yields MTDILEEVLNDKNEEKKLYYFKKLLPITIILALIVVLFMLINNWLGGKKIKNNQKTGDILVKSMSLINDNKDLTIKSLDNLIETSNNKVGELAAIEQVSIKIHQGDFIEARTLLKKIIDNKNYTELTSAYARLVWLSLMIDETNLSNVNTNEIEEYLNYFDDENKPFFGTANIIKAIWYINNNSKDLAENTLKKVISLESTTQVVKEQAKALLSNLQ; encoded by the coding sequence ATGACTGACATTTTAGAAGAAGTTTTAAATGATAAAAATGAAGAAAAGAAACTTTATTACTTTAAAAAACTTCTTCCTATAACTATAATCCTCGCGCTAATAGTTGTATTATTTATGCTAATAAACAATTGGCTTGGCGGTAAGAAAATAAAGAATAATCAAAAGACAGGTGATATTTTAGTTAAGTCTATGTCGCTTATCAATGACAACAAAGACCTAACCATAAAGTCGTTGGATAATTTAATTGAAACAAGTAATAATAAAGTAGGAGAGCTTGCTGCTATCGAACAAGTTAGCATAAAAATACATCAAGGAGATTTTATAGAAGCTAGAACTTTATTAAAGAAAATTATTGATAACAAGAATTATACCGAATTAACAAGTGCATATGCACGTCTAGTTTGGTTAAGTTTAATGATAGACGAAACAAATTTATCTAATGTAAACACTAATGAAATCGAGGAATATTTAAATTATTTTGATGATGAGAATAAACCATTCTTTGGTACTGCCAATATTATCAAAGCAATTTGGTATATTAACAATAACTCAAAAGATTTAGCAGAAAATACCTTGAAAAAGGTAATATCACTAGAAAGTACAACTCAAGTAGTTAAAGAGCAGGCTAAAGCTTTACTTTCAAACTTACAATAA
- the ybgF gene encoding tol-pal system protein YbgF, which produces MKAIAIHLLIILISTQVFAGNQITRKSLKFDSSNDCTERLDILEKENQHLLGRVEIIEHTIAKLEKILGSTKQEVINSDDTSTTKNLSDDSIDSDVFEISSTKKVQKEVVSYDTAKPISGIAKDKQLYDLALASLKDNKLTDAEEKFANFLKNYSNSPLVGNAYFWYGESFFRRNMFDKAAINYLKGYKQSPKGSKASDSLLKLALSLGELKKIQEACSILNKLETEFPSRPATSIKRAKDARTKFACKR; this is translated from the coding sequence ATGAAAGCAATTGCTATACATTTATTGATTATTTTGATTTCTACGCAAGTATTTGCTGGAAATCAAATTACTAGAAAGAGTTTGAAATTTGATTCATCTAATGATTGTACAGAAAGATTAGATATTTTGGAAAAAGAGAATCAGCACTTACTTGGCAGAGTCGAAATAATTGAACATACTATTGCCAAATTAGAGAAAATTTTAGGCTCTACAAAACAAGAGGTAATAAATTCTGATGATACCAGTACAACAAAAAATTTATCAGATGATTCTATAGATAGCGATGTATTTGAAATATCGTCTACTAAAAAAGTACAAAAAGAAGTTGTGTCGTATGATACTGCGAAACCCATTTCGGGGATAGCAAAAGATAAGCAACTTTATGACTTAGCACTTGCCTCTTTAAAAGATAATAAATTAACCGATGCAGAAGAAAAATTTGCAAATTTTTTAAAAAATTACTCTAATAGTCCTTTGGTAGGTAATGCGTATTTTTGGTACGGAGAATCTTTTTTTAGGCGTAATATGTTTGATAAAGCGGCTATAAATTATCTAAAAGGTTACAAACAATCACCAAAAGGTTCTAAAGCTTCTGACTCATTGTTAAAATTAGCATTATCTCTTGGAGAATTGAAAAAAATACAAGAGGCATGCTCTATTCTTAATAAACTTGAAACAGAATTTCCGAGTAGACCAGCTACATCAATAAAAAGAGCTAAGGACGCAAGAACCAAATTTGCTTGTAAGCGTTAG
- the rpoH gene encoding RNA polymerase sigma factor RpoH has protein sequence MTNKISVPVISAESGFYQYLQKINKVPSLSQEEEFLLAKAYLEQNDLEAAHKLVTSHLKLVAKIAVRYRNYGLPLNELVSEGNLGLMQAVKKYNPDLGFRLSTYALWWIKASIHEYVLKSWSLVKMGTTAAQKKLFFSLGKIKHKITNLYSRAVTDQDFVQIAQELGVTKNEVSEMNSRLSGPDLSLNNLVNSGNDNSDSELIEFLPETRPSQELRLISQEDSVNKHNLLTQAMKILNDRELHILTERKLKDSPKTLDTLSIEYKISKERIRQIENTAFEKVKNFILQQMPKAV, from the coding sequence ATGACTAACAAAATCAGTGTGCCAGTAATTTCTGCAGAATCAGGGTTTTATCAGTATTTGCAAAAGATCAATAAAGTTCCGTCACTTTCACAAGAGGAAGAGTTTCTACTTGCCAAAGCCTATCTTGAGCAGAATGATCTAGAAGCTGCTCATAAGCTAGTAACTAGTCACTTGAAATTGGTAGCAAAAATTGCTGTTAGATATAGAAATTATGGACTACCTCTAAATGAGCTTGTGTCAGAAGGGAATTTAGGTCTTATGCAAGCAGTAAAGAAATATAATCCTGATTTAGGTTTTCGCTTGTCTACTTATGCTTTGTGGTGGATTAAAGCTTCAATCCATGAATATGTCCTAAAGTCTTGGTCTTTGGTTAAAATGGGTACTACGGCAGCACAAAAAAAGTTATTTTTTAGCCTTGGTAAAATTAAGCATAAAATCACTAACCTATATTCAAGAGCTGTTACAGATCAAGATTTTGTTCAAATTGCTCAAGAACTTGGAGTGACTAAGAATGAAGTTAGTGAAATGAATTCTAGGTTATCTGGTCCAGACTTATCATTGAATAATTTGGTAAATAGTGGAAATGATAACAGTGATAGCGAGCTAATTGAATTTTTACCGGAAACCCGTCCAAGTCAAGAGCTAAGATTAATTAGCCAAGAGGATTCTGTTAACAAACATAATTTGCTAACACAAGCGATGAAGATATTAAATGATCGTGAATTACATATTCTCACTGAGCGTAAATTAAAAGATTCTCCAAAAACTCTTGATACTCTTAGTATTGAATATAAAATCTCTAAGGAAAGAATTAGGCAGATTGAGAACACAGCATTTGAGAAAGTGAAAAACTTTATATTGCAACAGATGCCAAAAGCTGTTTAA
- a CDS encoding cytochrome c oxidase assembly protein yields the protein MLQKSNRNFALALVSLVLSMVFLSFASIPIYNLFCKVTGYGGTTTRQELNIYSPKKGTRTITIEFDSNVDSKLPWRFIPKQRRSKVTLGQNTLIFYESENLSNDDIIGTSIYNVTPNKAGKYFVKIHCFCFEEQLLKAGEKMLMPVTFFIDSDFEEDKEMNDVDTITLSYSFYKVRTIEKDSMKFK from the coding sequence GTGTTACAAAAATCTAATAGAAATTTTGCCTTAGCCCTAGTTAGTTTAGTACTTAGCATGGTTTTTTTAAGCTTTGCATCAATACCAATTTACAATTTATTTTGTAAAGTCACTGGATATGGTGGTACTACCACAAGACAAGAACTCAATATATATTCTCCTAAAAAAGGAACTAGAACCATAACTATAGAATTTGATTCCAATGTTGACAGTAAATTGCCTTGGCGATTTATTCCTAAGCAAAGGAGGTCTAAAGTTACCCTAGGACAAAATACACTAATTTTTTATGAGTCTGAAAATTTAAGTAACGATGATATAATAGGAACTTCCATTTATAATGTTACACCTAATAAAGCTGGCAAATATTTTGTTAAAATACATTGTTTTTGTTTTGAAGAACAGTTATTAAAAGCAGGAGAAAAAATGTTGATGCCAGTGACATTTTTTATAGACTCTGATTTTGAGGAAGATAAAGAAATGAATGATGTGGATACAATAACCTTATCTTATAGTTTTTATAAGGTAAGAACCATTGAAAAAGATTCAATGAAATTCAAATAA